The following coding sequences lie in one Theileria equi strain WA gcontig_1105316255047 apicoplast, whole genome shotgun sequence genomic window:
- a CDS encoding elongation factor Tu family member (encoded by transcript BEWA_050870A): MIKETFIRLKPHINIGTIGHIDHGKTTLTSAITSTLKHKGTAKKAYSYEDIDSTKEEKTRGITINTTHVEYESAKRHYAHIDCPGHADYIKNMITGTAQMDGAILVVSAVDGPMPQTVEHLLLAKQIGITKLIVFLNKEDQIEDTELIEFVKFEITTLLEKYKFDHIKTPILSGSALKALEELKTQNTKTTKPWVEKILTLINTLDEYIPEPIKNTNKPFLMSLENSFSITGRGTVATGKIERGVIKAGDQIEILSSGKSKTTSVIGVEMFNKTLPTGEPGDNVGLLLRGISKKDLKRGDIISKPKTLNFYSTFKANVYILTKEEGGRHKPFTTGYKPQFFIRTLNITGEIVKIETSTNNMELELVMPGDNIHLTISLDKLTALETETKFAMREGGKTIGAGIITTLIK, translated from the coding sequence AACATCCGCTATAACTAGTACCTTAAAACACAAAGGAACAGCTAAAAAAGCATATTCTTACGAAGATATAGACTCTACAAAAGAAGAAAAAACCAGAGGAATAACAATAAACACCACACACGTAGAATATGAAAGTGCAAAAAGACACTACGCACATATAGACTGTCCCGGACATGCCGACTATATTAAAAACATGATAACAGGTACAGCACAAATGGACGGAGCTATATTAGTTGTGTCTGCTGTTGACGGACCTATGCCTCAAACAGTAGAACACCTACTACTCGCTAAACAAATAGGAATAACCAAATTAATAGTATTCCTAAATAAAGAAGACCAAATAGAAGACACAGAACTAATAGAATTTGTAAAATTTGAAATAACAACACTTCTAGAAAAATACAAATTCGACCACATAAAAACACCTATCCTGTCCGGATCAGCTTTAAAAGCCTTAGAAGAACTTAAAACCCAAAACACAAAAACAACTAAACCTTGGGTAGAAAAAATATTAACACTTATAAATACGCTAGACGAATACATACCAGAACCAATAAAAAACACAAATAAACCATTTCTAATGTCGTTAGAAAACAGTTTCTCCATAACAGGTAGAGGGACGGTAGCTACAGGAAAAATTGAAAGAGGTGTTATAAAAGCAGGAGACCAAATAGAGATCCTGAGTTCTGGGAAATCTAAAACAACCTCAGTAATAGGTGTGGAAATGTTTAATAAAACACTACCAACAGGGGAACCTGGAGACAACGTTGGTCTACTTCTAAGAGGCATCTCTAAAAAAGACCTAAAACGTGGGGATATCATATCGAAACCAAAAACATTAAACTTCTACAGCACTTTCAAGGCAAATGTATACATACTAACTAAAGAAGAAGGAGGAAGACATAAACCTTTTACAACTGGGTATAAACCTCAATTTTTTATAAGAACCCTTAATATAACGGGAGAAATAGTGAAAATAGAGACAAGTACAAACAACATGGAACTAGAGTTAGTAATGCCTGGGGATAATATACACCTAACTATAAGCCTGGATAAACTAACAGCACTAGAAACGGAAACAAAATTCGCCATGAGAGAGGGGGGTAAAACTATAGGAGCAGGAATTATAACAACTCTTATTAAATAA